A window of Brachyhypopomus gauderio isolate BG-103 unplaced genomic scaffold, BGAUD_0.2 sc61, whole genome shotgun sequence genomic DNA:
gagggaggagaggtatattggtaggagggtcttgaggatggaacttccaggcaagaggaggagaggtagacctatgaggaggtttatggatgcagtggtagaggatatgagagtggctggtgtgtcagtggaggacactcaggacagggccagatggaggagtttgatccgctgtggcgacccctaaatgggaattgccaaaagaagatgatgatgattctGGGTCATTTTGCCTGCTTTTGTGGCATCTATAATCTGGAGCTCATTTTGAATGGCAGCATCAGCAAAACCTAACAAGCAAGTCCtaaccaaaacaaaaagaacCACAGAAATGTTAGTACACAAACACATCTGGACTACACTGTACACGTCCAACCATGAAGGCCTACCTGACAGAAAGAGATCAGTCTCACACCAGTGACACTCCTCTGCATCACAGCTGACACAGCCTTGTTCACAAACCACACAACTCATCGTATCTTCTACAGGGTATGTCTTAGCAGGGCAGTGCTTGTAGCAACCCTCCTCATACCtgtggcacacacagacacacacacacacacctgctgtcaaGGGCAAACTAAATGTTAATACTATGCTCTGTACAAGTTACCACACAAAGCTCTCTAAGCCATACAATATTCTCTTACTTGTAATATCCATCAGTGCAGGACAGGCAGTGTTTGGGGTTATCTATAACGAAAGAGACAAAAGAGTCGGCAAAGAGCCAAGAGAGACATACTGCAATGATGCGCAGGACGAGAGCGCAGAACTTACACAGGACACACGTCCTGCAGCCTTCTTCACATGCCATACACTCATTATACTCTGGGTCCTTgacctcccctacacacacacacacacacacacacacacacacacacacacacacacacacacacacaacccattaATGCTCTGAAACCATTATTAATTGTCTTAATATGATTATTAAACTAGTCATAACTGATGAAAAAGTATGAAGTGAACAACCCCTACCCTCTCCACACTCTAGCTGGGTGCATCTGCCTTGGTTAATGTTGTAGGAGCTCTTACACTCGAGGCAGTGTGTGGCAGAAGAGCAGTGTCTGCAGTTTTCTGAACACATCTGGCATGTATTCTGGGCGGTGGAGAAATGAGTCTCAGGGCAGGCTAGCAGGCACTGCTGGGCATGCAGGTACCGGTTCTGGCCAAACTTATCTGCAGTTCAGACATTCAGACGTTATACAAAGGCATTTAGGTCAGACAGACACAACTCCCAATCGTACAGAAGAAGGGTCGAAAAAGGACCAGACATAGCTGACAGTGTATGTGAGCAGTGAGACAATTGTTACTGCTTTCGCTTTCTACTTCAGTGCCTTACATTATTGACTTTTCCACAATTTTGAGGCTGCATCTGTAAAGGTTGGCCGcagcaccacacctccaccggccaccagagggagccaaCGGGCTAATCAAGCCTAACGAGCTACACCAGCTTGACAGCACTTTATAAGTGCTCCCTCTTAGACGCCGGTTGCTGAAtagtttggtcagtgttctGGCATACAAGACAGCAGGTATATTTTGGTAGAGGGTTCTAGACTTTCTTTAGAGGGTCCTCTTTTTATTTTCTGGCTCTCGAGTCTCTCTGGTCTTTTTTACTTACTCAACAAAAAGTTGTAGTTTTGAAATCTAAAGACAAGTTTGTTATCTCGTCTCTCAGTTTTATTTTGGCTTCTTTTGTTAGGGAGTTTATCTCTGTCTTTgtactttgttttgttttccagccCAAACCATCTAGCTGTAGTTATACCCAGCATTTGGGTCCTGTCTACCCTAAAACCCCATGGTGGCTCACGCAGTTCTCCCCTGGTTAGCCACCACATTACACCATACAGAACAGTGACATaaatataaaattattattatttttttttacatttagttCCTTTTCAATCAGTGTCTGCCAGATGTCTGCTGCTTCACTTCTGaaccacattgatgcatgttAAATCTGCCCCCGAACTCACGATTACTGTTTCAGTCATATATCTCAGGTCAGTTTGCCATTGTGAGGTACTGTGGCATCTTATGGTAAGATAATATGATAAGATTTCATAATTCATCCTGCTAACTACTGTCATCATGTTACACTGATGAGATGTCACGCTGGGGTGTTCAGCTATTTCCTGTTCACCTCACACTTTCCATCCTGGAATATGTTGATCTTTGTCCCATATAGCCATATCCTTGTTTTAAGTCATTCATGCCTATAGCCTAAAAAGTCGTTTTTTCTTCATAATTATTTGGTCATTCACGGGGCCCTTTTAATAATCTCCCTATCATACTGGCACAACTGCAGGCAGATAAAAATAGTATGTATGGCAAAACTTTAGCAAAATACAAGTCCAAGAGCACATGGTGTACCAGGCCTGAGCTAAGGACACTGTAAGGCAAAAAGAGATAAATGAGTATGCTAGGAATCCCTTAGTATTCTGGTGATAACAACCTCTGGTGGTTGGTTGGGGGAGCAACATTAGCTCTGACAACATGTTTCCTAGTGTACAAAACAGCTTTCACATTATTttcttatttaaaaaaaaaagcccaccAACTTTTTCTGGGTGCAaaaactcacaaaaacaaaacattaaaaataaaacaaaacactacagaGTGGATTCTCACCTTTGTTGCAGCTAGTGCAGTTGGCAGGGCCAGCGTCCACGCACTGAGCGCAGGTGTGGTCACACACATGGCACTGACCACTAGACTTGTACTTCCCTTTGGGACAGTGTGTCACACACTGGCCATCATCCAGCCAGCTAGCACACCACGAAATCAAAACACACAACAGCACTGACTCTGTGTTTCACATAGTTATAAATTCACAAAGTATAAATATGTGTTTATATTGATCATACAAAGTGGCAAAGTTATTTATTTGAGATAGATATTTGGGAAAACAGGAAGTTTTCCATGGAAGTATAAATTATGGAACTTTATCTTTACCGGGAAGCTGAGCACCCAATGCAGTCATCATTGTTTGACCCTTTGCACTTACGACAGGTTCTATCACATACATGGCAATTCCCAGACTCATCCTGGTACTCTCctgtcacacaacacacaaatgtGTCTGCTGAGGAGCAATCCTATAGTGAAACATCAGCTTCTAATATGAGACGCCTGACTCACCAGTACTACAATCATGAATCAGCACACAAACACCGTTGCGCAGTGAGTAACCATTCACACAATCACTGCAGTTCCCTTTGCCTGGTCCTACACACTTCAGACAGCTAGCATCACATCTGCGTAGGAAAACAcgtacacaaaacacatacacacccctgaATAAACCATTACGATCATATTTAAGCGATTAAAGAAATGTCAATTGTAGGTGATTTTTAATAGGTCAAACACAACACAGAAATGGATGCTATGAAAGACATAGAAAGCACATACCTCCTACAAGAgttctgtgtctgtcctgtggGGTCTGAATACGAGTGCACGGGGTAAAAGCCCTGACTGCAGGAGGACACACACTTCCATTCCTCCATCAGATACCCCACAGCACAGCGGTCGCAGGACTTTATGCctgcagctgcacacacacacacatatacatacacccCATTGTGCTAAATACCCAGAccatacaaaaacaaacacaaattcTAGCTTAATGCACACATTAACCCAGTGCTTGGTACCTGCACAGGTGGCACAGGCTTTGTGGCATAGTTCACAGGCATTACTATTCACATCATAAAAGCTACCAGGCTCACAACTCTTCTGACACCTGATCCCCATTAGgctgagagaaacacagagaatgaagagagagaaagagagagagaaagatagaaagaaTATAAGacaatatatatgtttatagtACTCACCTAATCGTAAATGAATTAACAATGTACAAAGTATCCCACATATAATTTATAACAGATTACCTTGTGCCTTGTGCGCACTCTGTGCAAACTGTGGGCGAAAGACACTTCACACAGCTGTCACTGCATTTCCTACACAATTTCTCCTCTGTAGTAAGACACAAGTACATGATTGGTTATTAATAACCCTAATGTTAGTGAAATGTGTCGCAGGATGGACAGTAATTTCTAAATTCCTGCCCAGTCTTTTAACTACCGGCTACTCGCCATGGCTGATGTAGTATCCATCTGGGCAGCTGGTCATACAGCTGCTGGTCTCCTTATCCAGGTAGTACCCAATTTCGCATGAGGAGCACTGATTACTGAGGCCTCCAGTACAGGTGGCACAGCTGGTGAAACACTTCTTACAGCGCTTTCGTTCACTCCAGAAGCCCTGTGGGCACTCAGAAAAacaagtcctacacacacacccaaacatacATGACAGATTATCGGTCATGTCATAACAAAATGTGAGATATGAATAAATCCGTGAGAATCTGACCTAGTGCCATTCTTGAACTTCAAGAAGTAGTTCAAGCAGGAAAAACAGTGATGTGGGCCGGGACCATCACAGCCATCTTCACTGCATTCTGGGTCACAGGATCCTTGCACATAGAGGATTCAAATACAGGAATTGGAAAAAGCACTTAGAGAGCTGTTGTCATCTTTGATAACCGTGGAACATTTCAAGAAACTAAAATAAATACTGTATTACAATACTAAGTATATGTTTATAACAATAAtaagtgtatttgtatgtattacAAAACAAAATTGGCTTCTATAGGCTATAGTGGCAATGTGGATTTAGTGTGACCTCCCCTTACACTTGAGCAATAGCAatgagggcagtcatggcctagtggttagggaactgatcgctctggataagggcgtctgccaaatgccataaatgtaaatgtaaatgtaagaaaATACAATCTAAAGAAGACCTGTGGAATTAGCTGAAAGAAGCCTTGTGCAGTATTGCAGAAGATGACTtgaggcagtcatggtcctgtggtagggaactggtcttgtaaccagagggtcatgggtttgattcccagacctgaggccatgactgaggtgcccttgagcaaggcaccaaaccccaactgctccctgggtgctgggcaagggctgcccaccgctctgggcatgtgtgcaccacagccccctagttaatcactagtgtgtgtgtgttctaattgcacagatgggtaaatgcggaggacaaattttgattgtggtgaaaaatcacaattgacaaatatggcacattttcattttcacttTGAGAAAACCTCAGGACAGTCTCCCCAAAAGAGTTCAGGATGTGCTTAACAACAAAGGGTGGTCACACTATATACTGACATTTTGTCTGTAGAAGCCATTTTGTTCTGAAAAACAATGTGTTAAAATCTGTTGtatcttaataaagagactgaTGAATAATTATATATGGTCATTATACCACTGCTAAACCAACAAATCTAATAGTAGCCTAAAACCTTTGCATAGTACTGCATATTACAACAATAAAATTAACAATAAACTGATATAAAATGAAAACAGCCCACTGTTATATTCCTCAGAGTTGTAATCACTGGACATCTCAGCTGAGCGCGGTTGTTCATGTCGTTCATATGGGTGACCAGATGTTCCGTAAAGCAACAAAGTCCATTCTAACAATTTCCCTATACCTCAATGGTCAAAAAGAATTAGAAAAAGAAACCTCTTTAGATTTATTGCAAATGAGTGTAGATAAGAATCTTAAACCAGTACATAATGGGGGTTTAATGGAAACCACAAAAAGGCTATGGGCACCCTGTTGTTGGATGTTCCTCCTCAAGGATGGGATGTCTTTGATTTGAAGGATCCAGTCTCCAGCTGCTTTCTCACCCCAGCAGTGTGTTGTCATGAACTCCCAATGCTCAAACCCTTCAGCTGAGTTGTCATTAGGCCTGTTTCCGGAGGATCAGTGAAGAGGCAGTCAAACAGGTTTTTAATGAGGGACTTTTACTAGTACATTGGTACTAATTTTAGTACATTACTAAGTATTGAAATGGGGGAtgtttatacacattcatggGGTTTTTGGTTGAAATACTGCTTGAAGTTATCCCCTGTGTGACTTTGAGGCTAAACAAGCTCTACTTTATACATGGAGGTTCTAAGACATGCAGAGCCTATTAGAGCCAATTTGAAGGGCCAATTTCAAGTAGTCTAGAAGGTTAGTGGTGTTGTGTGTTCGTACCTGACAGCAAGTAGCTGAGATGAGGTCCCAGatggggaggtgagggtgatggACAGGTCACCACGGTGCGGGTGCATGATTGTGATGCGTACAACCACGTGTTCCAGATACTGCACGCGCTGACCACGCTGGGCAGTGCAACCTGAGGACTCATAGACCAACTTCAATGTTCTTTCTGGACTAATgactctgagagagagaaacatggatagagagagagagagagaaagtgaataAGCAGTGCATTGTTTGCATTGCATTGTTTGTATTAGCTAGTCACAACTGActatcagaggtgtcaattccaggttcagaaagtaaaagtcctcaccaggattttgcttaggcttcctggattgtgttgattccactaattttacctggattgcactaattagaaaatctagcaaatttgagcaaaatcctggtgaggacttttactttctgaacctggaattgacacctctgctgacTATGAATGTCTTTTGCAGGATCACATTGCATATAATACCTTAAATATGATGCTATTACCTTTGATTCTGACCAGTGTGTTCCTTACACACATGCTGAGAAGGAACCTGTCTCCAAGTCTCTGCCTCTTTCACCATTGCCCCAGCATCCATCAACCCAAACCCATACAGATGGCTCACTGTCAAAAAGCCATTACGTCAAGTGATAatacacattacacacagaggaacaatcACATGCATTAAATGCATTATATGCATTACCTGCATTTTATatcttatttttatatataaatatatttatatcttATTAATCTGAGTAACCAGCAAGAAGTAAAGACAACAAGAAGGTTTAACTATGTTATCATTCATTGGTTTGCACACAACTGTGTGTCTGAATTTCTTTGGTTCTAACAGTGCTTGAACTAGGCCTAGATGTTACCATCATATCCAGCTCCATTCCTCTGCCAGTCTGGAGCACGCAGGTGACCCCGACGTGACGTCCTTACAATGATGTGCTGCACATCTCTCCATGTCAGCAGCGGACTGAGGTCAGAGGGCAACAAATGAATGAAGTATGATATATATGCTCCAGTGtacatgaaatgtacatgacAAATGCCACTAAGTTCACTCATGATCActctcttatatatatatacgcacTTTGCCTCCAAGGTGAGAGCGATGATTGCAGCCGCCATGGGGGCGGAGGCTGAGGTGCCCGAGTGCTCGTCAGTGCATCGCTGCCTCAGATCAGTCGTCACCTGTGTACAAGTTAATCCAGCACAGTCACAAGTTCATCATACAAGCTTTTCTGGATTTGGGAACATACAAAAAAAGCAAGCGGTCACATCCCTGTATGGCAAGTCCTCACCACCAGAGGTCATGATCAGAGGTCATGTGTAGTTTTTCTAGTGTCATAGACACGCTATTCTGTGCATGATGGCCCATTTTTGGATTGCAAAAATAGCTTTCTGCCTGACCGAGGATATATTTGTTTGCTAGAATATATCTACCAAcctgcgaccacggacttgtgttaacgggccgcccaatggaggatgggttcccttttgagtcttggtcctcccgaggtttcttcctaatccccaccctatagggagtttttcctcgccactgtcgcctttggcttgctcattagggatctggacccacacgattgtaaagctgctttgtgacaacgtgtgttgtgaaaagcgctatataaataaatttgagtTTGACTTTAGAATatatctgtttgtgtgttgtagTCCTGTTCCTGGGTTTGTGGCTGTTCTGGTACTGGCTGTATTCTGGATAGTTTACATTTACTTTCTTTCTATCCTGCTATATGCTAGAGAGACAGTGTAGAAATATGGTTGCTGCTGGGTTGTTCACACAGTAACTGCACTTCATTCCTGCAGTTCATtccatttttttctgttttttttcatttattagaAATGCTTACCTTGCACTCTTTTGTGAGTTTGTCATTAATTTCACATCACAAATATATTCATCAGTGTGTCTGATCACATTGGGGCATTTTGTAAGAAACATTATTTGGATGACAGGCTGATCACTGATGTGGTAGTGCCATGGTTGTGGGTAGTGTTTTGCCCCGTTTCAAATTTTATCTGCTGGATTCACACTGGTCTGCACACAACACAAATCCAGCCAGCAGGAAATTCAGCCAGCAGCAGACACAGCAAACAGCTGTCATGTGGTTACAGACTAACTACTGGGAgatatctcacacacaccaggctgTCATGTCTGTTTCTGTTGGTGATGAGCATGCACAACATATTTTACACATTAAATAGTAACCAGCTAAAGACTGTGCAAAGTATATGGAAATTTGTTTCAGGACTCTATAGAATAACAAAGCATGAAACACAGCCATGTAATTTTTGGCCATTTTCTGGTTTAGTAATCTACTGATTTAGTCACTGGAACTGCTTgatcaaattttatttttaaatgtcctCATGTTCTCCAATCCAGAACTGAACTAGACTCTCTAAGCTGCATCTTAGTTGTTTCCATGATGAGAAAGACTTACAATGCCAAGGCTTTCTCCACTGCTGTAAGTAGTGGCTAGAGTGGAGGAACACTCTTCCAGGTACCAGGGCTTGTGGCCACTATGGGTGGTGCTGCTCACAGAAATTGTGTAGATGCTGTTGGTGTAGCCATCACAAGAGCAGTGGTCAGGTGGACCCCCATTCCCTGATGCCCAGACAAAGATGGAGCCACGTCCCTTCCTGCCCTGTAAGGTAACAGTGTCCTTTGTATTGTGGTGATGATTTGTATTGTGAAGACATTCTGGTCCAAGATGTAGTTCATAGATTCTGCCACAATCCCAAGGCACtgacagctgcacacacacacacacacacacacacacacacacacacacacacacacacacacacacacacacacacacacacaacacacacacgcgcaccttGCGTGTGCCATTTTCTAAAGCAAGGACTGCAAGAGGTCCGGGACCATCTACGGTTTTGCCATCATCACCCGGACCCCAGCTAGAGCTGTAAATGTCAATGTAGTTCTCCCTCAAGCTCAGTGATTGGGCCTCCACAATGTCCATCAAATCACCATCCAACATACGAACACCTACATGTGCAAAGGAAGGTGGTTAGGACAAAGACTGACCAACAACAGAGTCAAGTTTCACCATTAATTTCTTGACAAGCACATACCACCTATCCTGGCATTGTAGGCAATTCCAACCATGCAGTTGGAGTTGTTAGCATAGGCGGCCACCACCCCAGCACACCTTGTCCCGTGTCTAAAACAAAAGACACCTGCTAATGGCCAGTCTAGGTGAAAAAgtacacaatatatacacaaaGGTGCTTCATGCTCAGTTATCAAGAACCATGCTGAGTATTAGTACTGTTTTTTAAAAAAGGAGATAGCAATTTTAAGTCTGAGCACAGGTAAGATGTGCCTGAGATTCACAGCACATCCCTCTTTCAATggtgagagagggacagacttGTTTTCATTAGAGGGATCGTATCGTGGTGTGGGGTCAGGGTCATTTCCATTAACATCATGGCTGGCTTGAGCATCCTTACAAAGACACATTAACAACAACAAGTTAACATACACTTGGTTAAGGCATTCACTTTGTTAAAAAATATttgtaatttatattaaatttaaTTCCATGAATACAGAGTCATTTTGAGGGCTTACATAGTTCTGCTTTAGGTCTGGATGTTGTTTCTCCACTCCATCATCCAGAATAGTGACCACTACTCCTTTTCCTGTGTAGCCTCTCCTCCACGCAGCCTTGATGTTCATGTCAGTTGGACAGTTCTGGTTGCAGTGCTGCACATCAGTGGTGCATGACAGGTCATTACTTAATGCATCAATAAATCATCCTCATTGTTTTGCATGTTAAGTCATATCAGACAGTCATATCAATGATAATATCATACAGAGGATATTCTACAGTTTGCAGTCTGACACAATGCAGGATACTAACAATGTACCACATGCTGTCCCACTGTGGGTCATTAAAGAGTGTGGACTGGTTTTTGGGTGGTCTATTAGTGCGTTTCACCCTCCTGTGAAGCATCTGCTGTTGGATCCATTCCACCtacagcatgagaaacatagaTAGTTACATCAGGGGTACACCATTAGATACTACATCAGGGGTACACCATTAGATACTACATCAGGGGTACACCATTAGATACTACATCAGGGGTACACCATTAGATACTACATCAGGGGTACACCATTAGATACTACATCAGGGGTACACCATTAGATACTACATCAGGGGTACACCATTAGATACTACATCAGGGGTACACCATTAGATACTACAATGGACCAAAATAAAGTATAAAGAGAGTGTTTAAGATGAATAATTGAATAAGCTTAGTTAAGGTTGGATCATTTAACTCCTTGGTAGTTTTGAGGCAACATTAGTATGGCTCATTGCACTGTGTATGTGTACTCTTGCAAGTGCATGCATGTGGAGGTGTAGTCTAACCCATGAAGTATTCAGTGGTTTCTCAATGACAGCAGACACGCGATCTACGTACCTTGTTATCTGTGGCTATGAGACTATGGTTCCCTAAGCTCGCTAAGGGAGACCGTTTGCTGGTACTTTGATGCAAGAAGTGGTAGTAGTCCCTCAGTCCACCAATCTGCATCAGTGCAGGAGAAAGAGTATCAACCTGAGCACCCAAGTCAAGTTCTACAAAGCTGCAGCTAGGGAAGCATTAATGACATAATACAATGTTTTGTATTTGCATTATTCCACATTGCTATCAGCACTTGCAGCACATCACAACACACTGCTGATCATTTTATGTGAAATAGTTAAAGGCCAGCCTGAAGTTTCTTCTGAGTTTCTTACTGAACTTATTTCTATTTGATGGATAGAAATGACAGGATTCTCATTTACAATGTCTGACATTTTGTGATGTCAATACTGAAGTCAATACTGCAATGATTACCAAATAGCACAACGTGCGATCCTTCCTGCAGCTTCCCCATGACTGGCACACACATTAATTATGCACCCATCCTTGACGTATGTCACTGATCCAACAAATGGGTCATATTACACCACTGACACTTACCAACAAGGGGCAATTTGAGCTAAAGGAATATAGCTGGTAAAAGATTAAGTCAATGGCAGATCCTTATTCTGTAATACCATGGTGTAATGATAATAAATATTGTTGGGCTAAAACCTATAAACTTTAATGCTGACATGTGGAAAGgtgtgaaaagagaaaatactagaggaaaacaaaacaaaatggatggagggatgagttGGTCCACAGGAACACCAGATGTAAAATCAACTTTGAAGCACACttcaaaaaaattgcaattaaaCATAAACGTTCTTTCTGGTGTAACAAAAACTGGTCGAACTGAGAATTTCGATATTCTAAAGAGCTCATCATGCATTGTTGTACACATAAATTAAAGAGACGAAATAACATTCAAATAACATTCAAAATAACCGGCAATTATTTCAAGTAAAGGGTTGCCCACTAAAAACTGATATAAAGCAAGAAATCAAATATTCCTTCTTTACTTCAATGCACCGAACGAATGACCTGTCCAAAATCAATTATCATCCTTCAGGTTTCAGTTATGTGTTGAAATTATTATCTATTGATATTTTATAGCCTAtggtttaaatattttttacgaTTGTTACAGTCAAACAAGCTTAGTTGCATCTCAtgttacattttaaatataatgCTTTAATATCTAAAGGTAAAAGACAAGGAATTCACATGGACAGAAGACGTGAAATCAAATATGTATTTTACGACAGCTTGCAAAATTCTGGCttttgagaaatgcacacaTACCTGGCCCATATTAACAAATCCATATTTTTCAGCAATCAAAGCAGCATTTTCATGACCTCCGCTTATTCTCACCGCCCAGTTATTTGTGAATATTCGCGTGTGTATAAGCGGCAATAAAATTCCAAAACAAACCGCACATCGAAAAAGCGTTCCGTTTGGGTTTACGCCAGTCGTCATCTTTGTCGGATGCTACTGTCTCCTCGCACTTGCTACCCTGTGCATTCAGAACA
This region includes:
- the pcsk5a gene encoding proprotein convertase subtilisin/kexin type 5 isoform X2, translating into MTTGVNPNGTLFRCAVCFGILLPLIHTRIFTNNWAVRISGGHENAALIAEKYGFVNMGQIGGLRDYYHFLHQSTSKRSPLASLGNHSLIATDNKVEWIQQQMLHRRVKRTNRPPKNQSTLFNDPQWDSMWYIHCNQNCPTDMNIKAAWRRGYTGKGVVVTILDDGVEKQHPDLKQNYDAQASHDVNGNDPDPTPRYDPSNENKHGTRCAGVVAAYANNSNCMVGIAYNARIGGVRMLDGDLMDIVEAQSLSLRENYIDIYSSSWGPGDDGKTVDGPGPLAVLALENGTRKGRKGRGSIFVWASGNGGPPDHCSCDGYTNSIYTISVSSTTHSGHKPWYLEECSSTLATTYSSGESLGIVTTDLRQRCTDEHSGTSASAPMAAAIIALTLEANPLLTWRDVQHIIVRTSRRGHLRAPDWQRNGAGYDVSHLYGFGLMDAGAMVKEAETWRQVPSQHVCKEHTGQNQRVISPERTLKLVYESSGCTAQRGQRVQYLEHVVVRITIMHPHRGDLSITLTSPSGTSSQLLAVRPNDNSAEGFEHWEFMTTHCWGEKAAGDWILQIKDIPSLRRNIQQQGKLLEWTLLLYGTSGHPYERHEQPRSAEMSSDYNSEEYNRSCDPECSEDGCDGPGPHHCFSCLNYFLKFKNGTRTCFSECPQGFWSERKRCKKCFTSCATCTGGLSNQCSSCEIGYYLDKETSSCMTSCPDGYYISHEEKLCRKCSDSCVKCLSPTVCTECAQGTSLMGIRCQKSCEPGSFYDVNSNACELCHKACATCAAAGIKSCDRCAVGYLMEEWKCVSSCSQGFYPVHSYSDPTGQTQNSCRRCDASCLKCVGPGKGNCSDCVNGYSLRNGVCVLIHDCSTGEYQDESGNCHVCDRTCRKCKGSNNDDCIGCSASRWLDDGQCVTHCPKGKYKSSGQCHVCDHTCAQCVDAGPANCTSCNKDKFGQNRYLHAQQCLLACPETHFSTAQNTCQMCSENCRHCSSATHCLECKSSYNINQGRCTQLECGEGEVKDPEYNECMACEEGCRTCVLYNPKHCLSCTDGYYKYEEGCYKHCPAKTYPVEDTMSCVVCEQGCVSCDAEECHWCETDLFLSDGKCIQECPDGFYGDENTQECENCHKDCLRCSGPGDDKCVSCWNGLVLSSGECAWEKESCPEKTYLTDEHECEACHPSCEVCWGSQRNQCRTCISGRYMNAEELCVTRCPMGSFGSKASGHCESCAQGCALCQDQQHCTRCLVTRKSALYLQDGLCVRQCSRGYPAGTECKSCAPGCASCEMNATHCLSCDQPLLLHKHECVEVCPPVHTIRGGECVACQQDCLQCSEDLCTECNRITFLYNGECVSMCPAGYFEHTEQRMCTRCHSDCKQCSGPDRNNCDSCNDPDRTPQDGACVKACPLQTYRDSGSEECMMCHSTCQTCSGPLDTDCLSCIEGLRTDTYGRCATPTTCPTHHYSDDDGECHLCHKQCQQCGGPEASQCLSCYTGRYLFNTTCVKGCPSDFFGGETQKCEPCHPNCLTCVGRQSHECLSCSAHLYREDKECVETCGTGHYADKDSRVCEQCDESCAACEGADATSCLSCKDSLLFLRKLGRCVASCPDLHYQNIAQRSCELCHTSCRTCTGKGEQDCSSCHPGYTLTEGACKSHCDMGEFPTDKDHNSNCKTCDETCLACKGPGPQNCTSCHEPFILTTGSRCLACCLNQEADEEEISVQEKECCNCTQTTGECVLSTNFAFRNHEEEEKSGNLAIFITTTILLVGGLVTLVVMLIKRSTSKKPPPNNTVTRGYEKLGHGGSMDRHHSRSMTSSSSTYGGQASSSSRQFQEEQLVDLSDGHLGQGDDEDDEDEVDEDIVYMGQDGTVYRKFNYGKMGKDQEDELDYDDESYNFQ
- the pcsk5a gene encoding proprotein convertase subtilisin/kexin type 6 isoform X4, whose product is MTTGVNPNGTLFRCAVCFGILLPLIHTRIFTNNWAVRISGGHENAALIAEKYGFVNMGQIGGLRDYYHFLHQSTSKRSPLASLGNHSLIATDNKVEWIQQQMLHRRVKRTNRPPKNQSTLFNDPQWDSMWYIHCNQNCPTDMNIKAAWRRGYTGKGVVVTILDDGVEKQHPDLKQNYDAQASHDVNGNDPDPTPRYDPSNENKHGTRCAGVVAAYANNSNCMVGIAYNARIGGVRMLDGDLMDIVEAQSLSLRENYIDIYSSSWGPGDDGKTVDGPGPLAVLALENGTRKGRKGRGSIFVWASGNGGPPDHCSCDGYTNSIYTISVSSTTHSGHKPWYLEECSSTLATTYSSGESLGIVTTDLRQRCTDEHSGTSASAPMAAAIIALTLEANPLLTWRDVQHIIVRTSRRGHLRAPDWQRNGAGYDVSHLYGFGLMDAGAMVKEAETWRQVPSQHVCKEHTGQNQRVISPERTLKLVYESSGCTAQRGQRVQYLEHVVVRITIMHPHRGDLSITLTSPSGTSSQLLAVRPNDNSAEGFEHWEFMTTHCWGEKAAGDWILQIKDIPSLRRNIQQQGIGKLLEWTLLLYGTSGHPYERHEQPRSAEMSSDYNSEEYNRSCDPECSEDGCDGPGPHHCFSCLNYFLKFKNGTRTCFSECPQGFWSERKRCKKCFTSCATCTGGLSNQCSSCEIGYYLDKETSSCMTSCPDGYYISHEEKLCRKCSDSCVKCLSPTVCTECAQGTSLMGIRCQKSCEPGSFYDVNSNACELCHKACATCAAAGIKSCDRCAVGYLMEEWKCVSSCSQGFYPVHSYSDPTGQTQNSCRRCDASCLKCVGPGKGNCSDCVNGYSLRNGVCVLIHDCSTGEYQDESGNCHVCDRTCRKCKGSNNDDCIGCSASRWLDDGQCVTHCPKGKYKSSGQCHVCDHTCAQCVDAGPANCTSCNKDKFGQNRYLHAQQCLLACPETHFSTAQNTCQMCSENCRHCSSATHCLECKSSYNINQGRCTQLECGEGEVKDPEYNECMACEEGCRTCVLYNPKHCLSCTDGYYKYEEGCYKHCPAKTYPVEDTMSCVVCEQGCVSCDAEECHWCETDLFLSDGKCIQECPDGFYGDENTQECENCHKDCLRCSGPGDDKCVSCWNGLVLSSGECAWEKESCPEKTYLTDEHECEACHPSCEVCWGSQRNQCRTCISGRYMNAEELCVTRCPMGSFGSKASGHCESCAQGCALCQDQQHCTRCLVTRKSALYLQDGLCVRQCSRGYPAGTECKSCAPGCASCEMNATHCLSCDQPLLLHKHECVEVCPPVHTIRGGECVACQQDCLQCSEDLCTECNRITFLYNGECVSMCPAGYFEHTEQRMCTRCHSDCKQCSGPDRNNCDSCNDPDRTPQDGACVKACPLQTYRDSGSEECMMCHSTCQTCSGPLDTDCLSCIEGLRTDTYGRCATPTTCPTHHYSDDDGECHLCHKQCQQCGGPEASQCLSCYTGRYLFNTTCVKGCPSDFFGGETQKCEPCHPNCLTCVGRQSHECLSCSAHLYREDKECVETCGTGHYADKDSRVCEQCDESCAACEGADATSCLSCKDSLLFLRKLGRCVASCPDLHYQNIAQRSCELCHTSCRTCTGP